Proteins from one Rhinopithecus roxellana isolate Shanxi Qingling chromosome 20, ASM756505v1, whole genome shotgun sequence genomic window:
- the DNASE1 gene encoding deoxyribonuclease-1, producing the protein MRGMRLLGALLALLQGAVSLKIAAFNIQTFGETKMSNATLVSYIVQILSRYDIALVQEVRDSHLTAVGKLLDNLNQDAPDTYHYVVSEPLGRNSYKERYLFVYRPDQVSVVDSYYYDDGCEPCGNDTFSREPAIVRFSCPFTGSGRCTEVREFAIVPLHAAPEDAVAEIDALYDVYLDVQKKWGLEDVMLMGDFNAGCSYVRPSQWSSIRLRTSPTFQWLIPDSADTTATSTHCAYDRIVVAGTLLQDAVVPDSALPFNFQAAYGLSDALAQAISDHYPVEVMLK; encoded by the exons ATGAGGGGCATGAGGCTGCTGGGAGCACTGCTGGCACTACTGCAGGGGGCCGTGTCCCTGAAGATCGCAGCCTTCAACATCCAGACATTTGGGGAGACCAAGATGTCCAATGCCACCCTCGTCAGCTACATTGTGCAG ATCCTGAGCCGCTACGACATCGCCCTGGTCCAGGAGGTCAGAGACAGCCACCTGACTGCCGTGGGGAAGCTGCTGGACAACCTCAATCA GGATGCACCAGACACCTATCACTATGTGGTCAGTGAGCCACTGGGACGGAACAGCTATAAGGAGCGCTACCTGTTCGTGTACAG GCCTGACCAGGTGTCTGTGGTGGACAGCTACTACTACGATGACGGCTGCGAGCCCTGTGGGAACGACACCTTCAGCCGAGAGCCAGCCATCGTCAGGTTCTCCTGCCCATTCACAG GGAGTGGCCGCTGCACAGAGGTCAGGGAGTTTGCCATCGTTCCCCTGCATGCTGCCCCGGAGGACGCAGTAGCTGAGATCGATGCTCTCTATGACGTCTACCTGGATGTCCAAAAGAAATGGGGCTTGGAG GACGTCATGTTGATGGGCGACTTCAATGCGGGCTGCAGCTATGTGAGACCCTCCCAGTGGTCATCCATCCGCCTGCGGACGAGCCCAACCTTCCAGTGGCTGATCCCTGACAGCGCTGACACCACAGCTACATCCACGCACTGTGCCTACGACAG GATCGTGGTTGCAGGGACGCTGCTCCAAGACGCTGTTGTTCCCGACTCGGCTCTTCCCTTTAACTTCCAGGCTGCCTATGGCCTGAGTGACGCACTG GCCCAAGCCATCAGTGACCACTATCCAGTGGAGGTGATGCTGAAGTGA